The genomic stretch GAGGTGGTTTTAGTTTCGTAATTGATATATTCGTAGATTTCGTCAGAAATTATCGTTACATGAGGATATTTAGCAATAACTTTCGCTAAAGATTTCAATTCATCATACGTATAATATCCGCCTGAAGGATTACAAGGCGAGCTGAAAAGAACGGCTTTTGTTTTTTCATTAATCGCTTCATCCAACTGTTCTGCAGTGATTTTAAAATCAGTAACATAAGAAGTGGGAAGCATTACAGAATTTCCGCCCATCATTTTTACCATTTCATCGTAGCTTACCCAGAAAGGAGTCGGGAGAATTACTTCATCACCATCATTGATAATCGCTGCTAAGACGTTGATAATTGCCTGCTTAGCTCCATTTGAAACACAAATCTGTGTAGGTTTATAATCGAGTTGGTTATCTCTTTTTAATTTTTCTGAAATCGCCTGACGAAGTTCTAAAAATCCCGGAACAGGCGAGTAGTGGCTGTAATTTTCATTAATTGCCGTAAAGGCAGCTTGTTTAATATTATCGGGAACATCAAAATCAGGCTCACCCAATGTTAAAGAAATCACATCTATTCCGCTGGCTTTCATCTCTCTAGCTTTGTTTGACATGACGAATGTCTGGGAGTAACCCAATCTGTTTACTCTGTCTGAAAGTTTATTCATGTATTCTTTTTGTCTTTTAAACAAATATATATAAAAACTTAATTTTAACAGAACATAATTTTGGATTTAATGTTAATGATTTTTTTACAATCATAATAGATTACGCATCTTTTAAACCTGATTATCTGATACTTAACATAATAAATTAATCACTAAAATGTTTGTAAACTATTCTTTTTTTGCTTTGTTTTGTAATGTTTTAAAATTGTGCACAAAATTTTGAAAATTAATATTACTAACAATAAAAAAAAAGAATATGAAAAATTTTAAAAGTATTTTTTCTGTCTTAGTAATGTCTTTGATGATGTTTTCTTGTAATGAGAGCAATCAACGAGAAGAAGTTACAAACGAAATAAAAAGAGTAGAAACCATCATTTTGCCAGGTGGTACAAATGCAAAAGGCGAAATATCCGGAACTGTAGAGTTTACCTTTAATGAGAATTCCGAAGCTGTCACAGATATTGTAATGAGTCCAAATCTTTCTGATTATTTAAATCTTTCTGATGAGGAATTAGAAGTAATGGTTAATAATGAAGTCCAAGCAACTACCGCAGGGGCTGGTGAACATGATCACGCAAGTTGTATACAGGGATGTAATACAACATATACTAATGCTGATGGAACTAAAAAACCAGGTAGAGGTGCTTGTAAGTTTAATTGTTGGGTTTCAACAACAGTACAGGTTTTAAAGGCAGTTGCAACAATAACAGCAAGTACGTAATTAATATTGGTAATTTCAAGGGTCGGCTACCTACCCTTGATCTTTTATAACATATTTATGGTTAAAATAATTGTTTTATTGCTAATGTTATCTTTTTCACTTGTTTCTTGTCAGTCAATTTTAGCGAAAATAGTCAGTGACAAAAACATTAATAAGAAAAAACTAGTTTATAAGAATAAGCAAGGCAAATATCTCGTTTATCTTCCTACCGTTCACATAGGCAAAAAAGAATATTATTATTCAATAAAGAAAGAAGTTGATTCTTTAAGGAAAGAAGGTTTTATAATTGCTTACGAAGGAATTATTTTTGAAATAGAAAAAAATGATTTTGAGAAAAATGCAAGAAAAGCCAGAAAAATCATTGGATATAATATTGCAAATATCAATTACAATAATATTAATAGTTTACCAAAAGAATATTCAATAAAAAACTATATAGTTCAAAGTAATGAAAAAACTGGAATAGTAAATACGGATTATAATGTAGATATGTCACTTCATGATCTTATTGAAAAATATGAATTAAAATATGGTTCAGTAATACTGTCCGAATGTGACTTACAAACACCATTATCTGCAAAATACATTTGCAAAGAAAAAAAGAAACTTCCTAAATACTATTTTACTGATGAACTAAGGAATAATGAAGCCTTAACTAAAATTTCGTTGTTGATAAATAAAAATATTGTTCTTTTGTATGGTAAGGGTCATAAATTTATGATTCATGCAGGTCTACTAAATAATGGTTATGAACTAGTAAGTGGCAAACTATAAACTTGTTGTAGCATTATATTTAAAACTTCTTTATATACAAAGAAGTTTTTTTTATTTTTTAAACTTATTTTTGCCCTTTAGAATTACTTTTATGTCGATAGCAATCATTCAAAAATACTTTCCGGATCTTTCAGAAAAACAAATTGAGCAGTTTACAATGCTTGAAAGCCTTTATGGAGAATGGAACGAGAAAATAAATGTCATTTCCCGAAAAGATATGGAATCTCTTTATGAGAAACATATTTTACATTCTTTAGGCATCGCAAAAATCATGGAATTTGCTCCCGGAACGAAAGTTTTAGATGTTGGAACCGGAGGTGGTTTTCCCGGAATTCCTTTGGCAATTCTGTTTCCTGAAACTCAGTTCACCTTAATAGATTCTATTGGTAAGAAAATTACGGTTGTAAATGCTGTTGCAGAAGGCGTTGGCTTATCAAATCTTACGGCAATCCATGGAAGGGCAGAAAAAGTAAAAGAAAAGTTTCATTTCGTGGTGAGTCGTGCCGTTACTCAAATGCCCGAATTTTTAAGATGGCTTAAAGGTAAATTTGAAAAAGAACAGCTAAATGCAAAGCATAACGGAGTTTTATATCTAAAAGGCGGAGACCTTGCCGAAGAACTTGCCGGATTAAAATGTGAACTTTTCAATCTAAAAAATTACTTCGATGAAGAGTTTTTTGACACCAAAAAAGTAGTTTATCTTTCAAAGGGTAATTTTAATTCTTAAGATAGTATTATTTGGAATATTTTTTTGCTAAATTTATACTTCCAAACGATCAAATCCGATGTCATGAAATCTCTATTAAAAATTAGTTTTGCTGCGGCAGTTTTAGGTGTTTTTTTTACTTCATGTAAAGATGATGATGATTATCAGACGATAGAATCTGTAGATAAAGTAAAGATCGACAGTGTGAAAATCGTTAGTGACACGATGAGTGTTTTTTCGGTTCAGAGTATCAGAACGTATTCAACTTACGCTTCAGGATGCGAGGGATTTTACGGGTATGATTATATTCACAAAAGCGATTTTGAAAGGGATGTTACCGCATATCAGTATTTCACAAACGGTATATGCACACAGGCAAGTCATCAGTCAGCAAATCAGATTAATTTTAGTCCGCAGAAAAAAGGAAATTACACATTCAGATTCTGGAATGGTGATAACAACTGGATTACTAAAACAATTGTAGTGGAATAATGAAGTTTTTTTTAATAATTTTTATATTGATTTTCAATAATATATCAGCTCAAAATATTTACTGGAGCGTAGATCAAAAATTGGTTTGGGATAATTTTAAAAGCAAAACCAACAATCTGGGTGGCTCAACAGTAGTAGCCTACACCCATTGCGGCTGGGAATATTCTGCAACGACATCAAGCGATCCTAAAGTTCCCGTAAAAATCACTATTCAGACGGTTTTTAATGAGAACAAATCATGGAAGGATGTCAAAAGGATCAATGATTATGTATTGCTTCATGAGCAAAAGCATTTTGATATCGCCGAAATTCATGCCAGAAAACTCAGAAAGGAAGTTTCAGAAAAAATAAAAACAACAGCCGATTACAATAAGTTTTTCAAATCAATTTATGCTAAAATCTCTTCCGAATACAAAAATTTTCAGGCTAATTACGACCGTGCTACCGAGCATGGAATGAATAAAGAAAAGCAGGCAGAATACAATCTTTTGATTACCGAAGAACTCGAAAAACTAAACAACTACCAGAAACTTTGAAATTTCTAAATAAAATCATCGATGAATTATTAGTCCAAAACACTGATTTATCGCAATTTAGTATTGTTCTTCCAGGTAAAAGACCGATCGTTTTTATACGTCAGATTTTAGAAGAAAATAATTATTCCGGGTTTCTGCCTAATTTTTATACGATTGAGGAACTGATCGTAAATATCGTAGATCAACAGACCATTCAGGGGATTTCTTTGTGGCTTTTCGCATTTGATGTTTATAAAAGCTTAAATCTTATTCCAAACGACGATTTTTCCGAATTTTTGAAATGGTTTCCTACACTCCAAAAAGATTGGGATGATATTTTAAAATTTTCAGATTCTGATGAAGCCGTTTTACAATATATGTTTGATGAAGAACGTATAAAAGAATGGGCACAGGATTTGGGTGACGATGATGAAATTCCGCGAAAAAAGTTTCTGAATTTCTGGCGCAATATGAATATTTTTCTTCCTGTTTTAAAGAAGAAACTGAAAGAAAAAAACTGGGCAACTCCGGGAATGATTCACGAATCGGCAAAAGCAAAAATAGGGGAGTTTGCGAAAAACAATATCGAAAATTTTGTTTTCTGCGGTTTCAACGCATTTACTCCTGTTGAAGAAAAATTAGTGAGGAATCTTCTCCAGTGGAATAGAGCACAATGCTTTTTCCAGGCAGACCGATATTATTTTGATGACGAAAGACAAGAAGCCGGAAAATTTCTTCGAAATCACAAAATGTGGAAAGAATTTAATGACAGTAGAGCTTTCAACTGGATAGAAGACGACTTTAACCAAACTAAAAAAATAAAAGTCTATGAAGTCTCGGGTAATGTAACGCAAACCAAGATTTTACCTGAATTATTTAAAAACATCAATAATAAAACATATACCAACACGGCGGTTGTTTTGCTTGATGAAAATCTTCTTCCTGCAAGTCTGGATGTAATGCATGAGGTTGAAAACCTAAACATTACAATGGGTTTTCCGCTAAAAAACCTTTCTTTTTCTAATGCCGTAAAACAGCTTTTTTATCTTCAGAAACAGCTTGAAAAAAGCAAATCTTCTTATTATTACCGCGATGTTTATCCAATTCTTGAAGAACTGCCAAAATCTGATGATGACGAAAAAACAATCAACGATTTCAAATCTAAAATAGAAGAAAGAAATATCGTTTATATTTCTCAAAAACTTTTAACTGAGCTTCTGGGTAACCTTTCATATTTTAATTTACTTCAGAAAGCAGATTCCGGATATCAGTTTTTGGATGATCTTATAGCATTTTGCAAAAAAATCAAATGGCTTGAGCTGGATGATATTCAGTATGAAAACGTTTCTCATTTTGAAAATGCATTCAGAATTATTAAAAATCAGATTACGCCTTATGGTTTTGAAATCAAGATGGAAACGCTTGAAATCCTTATCAACCAACATATTAATTCAGAAAGTATAGATTTTCAGGGTGAACCGTTAAAGGGACTTCAGGTAATGGGACTTTTGGAAACCCGTCTTTTAAACTTCGAAAACGTGATTCTACTATCAGTTAACGAAGGTAAATTACCGCTCGGAAACTCACAAAACACCTACATTCCTTTTGATATAAGAAGGCACTTTGACTTGCATACATTCCTTGAAAATGACAGTATTTATGCGTATCACTTTTACCGATTAATTCAGGATGCACAGAATGTACATTTACTTTTTAACGCATTAAGTTCGGGAGTAAATACGGGAGAAAAAAGCAGGTTTATTACTCAGATCGAAATGGAAAGTTCTCATCACATCGAGCACGTTATAGTTGAAAATTCTTCAGAGCCTATTTTAAGCCAGCCAATCGAGATTTTCAAGACTGAAATTGTTGAGCAGCAGCTTTTAAAATGGAAAGAAAAAGTTTCGGCTTCGCATTTAACAAGCTACCTTTATAACCCTATTGATTTTTATCTTTCAAAGATTTTAAACACCTCTGAAGCGGATGAAATTGAAGAAGAATTATCTATTAGAAATTACGGAAATTTAGTTCATTACACGCTTCAAGAAGTGTATGAAGTATTAAAAGGTAAAGTTTTAAAATCAAATGATTTACAGACTTCAATTAAACGGATAGATGAATTTATAAATATTGCTATTGAAAAGCTAAAACATCAGCCTGAATTTTACAATAAAGGGATGAATTTCATTCATAAAGCCATTGCTAAAAAAGTAATTGAGAATATTCTAAACCACGATTTAGAATTAATAAAAGCTGGTAATTCTTTAGAAATAATTGATATTGAAAGAAGATTTGAAAGTGTAGATTTTTATCTGAATGAAGAAAGATCTGACAAGGTTTCTTTCTTTGGTTTTATCGACCGAATTGACCGATTAAACGGAACAGTAAGAATTATCGATTATAAAACTGCAAAAACAAAAAATCTTACTGTAAAAATTGATGAATTAAATAAATCAGACTATTTCCAGAATAGCGACAGAAAACAGGCGATGCAGCTTTGTTTGTACCAATACGTGATACAAAGTTTACCCGAATTTTGGGGATTTCCTGTAGAAACCGGAATCTGGAGTTTTGCAGATGCTAAAAAAGGAGTAGTGTCATTAGAATTTGCTCAGGGAAGTCTTGATGAGGCTATGGTTTCTATTCAAAATTTAATACACGAAATTCTGAATCCTGAAATTAGTTTCCTAGAAAATGTGAAAAATTATAATTTTTAGCTTGATTAGAAATAATAATACTGGAAATTAATTTTCGATAAATTAATAAATAAATAAACCTCACAGGTTTTAAAAAACCTGTGAGGTTTGAGAAAATATAACTTTAGCCTAAAAAGCATTAATTCCTGTAATATCAAGACCTGTAATCAACAAGTGAACATCGTGTGTTCCCTCATATGTAATTACCGATTCTAGGTTGGCTGCGTGACGCATCATTGGGAATTCTCCCATGATTCCCATTCCGCCAAGAATTTGTCGTGATTCTCTTGCAATATCAATTGCCATTTTCACATTATTTCGCTTTGCCATAGAAATCTGAGCAGGACTCGCCTTGTGATCGTTTTTCAAATTCCCTAATTGTAAACAAAGCAATTGAGCTTTAGTGATTTCTGTTAAAAATTCCGCCAATTTTTTC from Chryseobacterium indoltheticum encodes the following:
- a CDS encoding pyridoxal phosphate-dependent aminotransferase, which encodes MNKLSDRVNRLGYSQTFVMSNKAREMKASGIDVISLTLGEPDFDVPDNIKQAAFTAINENYSHYSPVPGFLELRQAISEKLKRDNQLDYKPTQICVSNGAKQAIINVLAAIINDGDEVILPTPFWVSYDEMVKMMGGNSVMLPTSYVTDFKITAEQLDEAINEKTKAVLFSSPCNPSGGYYTYDELKSLAKVIAKYPHVTIISDEIYEYINYETKTTSIAQFPEVYEQTAVINGMSKAFAMTGWRIGYSACPEWLAKACEKIQGQMTSGANTVAQRASIVALKTDPSEYKYMIDAFKTRRDLVYSLMKEVPGFKVLLPKAAFYFFPDISHYIGKTLDGTEIKDADDFAMFILEKAHVGCVGGVSFGSPECIRFSYAASEDDLREAMRRIKDLLAKFN
- the rsmG gene encoding 16S rRNA (guanine(527)-N(7))-methyltransferase RsmG, which produces MSIAIIQKYFPDLSEKQIEQFTMLESLYGEWNEKINVISRKDMESLYEKHILHSLGIAKIMEFAPGTKVLDVGTGGGFPGIPLAILFPETQFTLIDSIGKKITVVNAVAEGVGLSNLTAIHGRAEKVKEKFHFVVSRAVTQMPEFLRWLKGKFEKEQLNAKHNGVLYLKGGDLAEELAGLKCELFNLKNYFDEEFFDTKKVVYLSKGNFNS
- a CDS encoding DUF922 domain-containing protein, with amino-acid sequence MKFFLIIFILIFNNISAQNIYWSVDQKLVWDNFKSKTNNLGGSTVVAYTHCGWEYSATTSSDPKVPVKITIQTVFNENKSWKDVKRINDYVLLHEQKHFDIAEIHARKLRKEVSEKIKTTADYNKFFKSIYAKISSEYKNFQANYDRATEHGMNKEKQAEYNLLITEELEKLNNYQKL
- a CDS encoding PD-(D/E)XK nuclease family protein gives rise to the protein MKFLNKIIDELLVQNTDLSQFSIVLPGKRPIVFIRQILEENNYSGFLPNFYTIEELIVNIVDQQTIQGISLWLFAFDVYKSLNLIPNDDFSEFLKWFPTLQKDWDDILKFSDSDEAVLQYMFDEERIKEWAQDLGDDDEIPRKKFLNFWRNMNIFLPVLKKKLKEKNWATPGMIHESAKAKIGEFAKNNIENFVFCGFNAFTPVEEKLVRNLLQWNRAQCFFQADRYYFDDERQEAGKFLRNHKMWKEFNDSRAFNWIEDDFNQTKKIKVYEVSGNVTQTKILPELFKNINNKTYTNTAVVLLDENLLPASLDVMHEVENLNITMGFPLKNLSFSNAVKQLFYLQKQLEKSKSSYYYRDVYPILEELPKSDDDEKTINDFKSKIEERNIVYISQKLLTELLGNLSYFNLLQKADSGYQFLDDLIAFCKKIKWLELDDIQYENVSHFENAFRIIKNQITPYGFEIKMETLEILINQHINSESIDFQGEPLKGLQVMGLLETRLLNFENVILLSVNEGKLPLGNSQNTYIPFDIRRHFDLHTFLENDSIYAYHFYRLIQDAQNVHLLFNALSSGVNTGEKSRFITQIEMESSHHIEHVIVENSSEPILSQPIEIFKTEIVEQQLLKWKEKVSASHLTSYLYNPIDFYLSKILNTSEADEIEEELSIRNYGNLVHYTLQEVYEVLKGKVLKSNDLQTSIKRIDEFINIAIEKLKHQPEFYNKGMNFIHKAIAKKVIENILNHDLELIKAGNSLEIIDIERRFESVDFYLNEERSDKVSFFGFIDRIDRLNGTVRIIDYKTAKTKNLTVKIDELNKSDYFQNSDRKQAMQLCLYQYVIQSLPEFWGFPVETGIWSFADAKKGVVSLEFAQGSLDEAMVSIQNLIHEILNPEISFLENVKNYNF